CTTCCTCGGGCGTTGGGCTGGGCGGGCCATCTGTGAGTGTGCGGGAGCGAGTGTGCGGGCGGGACAGACGCTCTGAGCTCCGCCTCAGAGTTGCCGGCATGGAAGAACGAGGTGCACGTCGGGCCTGAAGAGGGGAGGAAGTTATCGTGTGAAACACTGACATCACAACACGACTTTGTGTGATCTGATGCAGCGATCATCGGAAATGACACGCAAAAAAATCTGGTCATCTAAAGAACGCTTTAGATGAATCAAAAAATTGGATTACCGTTGATGTAGATGCggttcttttggggaaaaatccAGGCACTTTGTCCAGCTCTGCCATTAACTTTGCAAGCTATCATACAAACGGCAATGATTAATGATAGACTGCACAGTTGCATGCGGGTCATTTTTAGTCAGCTAATTTAGGCTAccatttctttgttctcttTAATATTCAAGGCTCTCTTGACAATGAAGTTCTCATCCTCTTCATCAGAGTCCAGGGCTTCAGGTTGAGGGAGGGGCGCAGAGGCAGGCCTTTTAGGGGCCGCCTTTCGGTTCGGGAAAGTCATGGCCACTTTCAGAAGGTTGGGCTTGCGGCCACGTCTCACAGGCTCGCCGTCTACTTTCTAGAAAGAAACATGGgttttttgatataaaaaatatgcctttaaaaaaaatcctttaaacaTTTTGCCTCACCATAGCTTTCATTTGATTGTTGATGAGCTCCTCCTCAAAGCCTGTGCGTGCATCTTCTTGCACGGTGACCTCCTTGGCCTTTGGCTTGTCAAGACGTTGGCTCAATAGTCTGGAGCTTCTCCTCTAAAGTAATTATGACATTTTTAGGGCGATTCTGACATAGGTTTTTACATTATCAACCGGTAAACACCCATCATTACCGTGTTTGTAAAGCCTCCGTCGGATCCGAAGCTGTCACAGCTGTCTTCGGAAGAAGATGTTTCCATTGGAATGAGGGGGACACTGCGAAAGTTTCTCAAACTCATTCTGGTAGATGGAAGTTGGGCTGCTGCACTCTGTAGTCAAGTCATAGACAAATAACATTTGTTCGTTGGACATAAGAATTTGCATTCAGATCTGTTGTGATAGTCAGTAAAAGGGCGTCATTGGTATTCAATACTACCGTCAAAGGGCAAATCAAAGACAATCCATCAATTTTGACTGAGAGGTACTGGCAGTAATCATTCAATCTCCCAATTACGCCCAATTTTGGTAACAATTTTGTAGGATGTTGTTTTAAAACCACTGCTTGAAATGAATCGTGTGTTTCAAGCATATATGTGAACTTTCGGATGGttgattatattatttataacaaaaaatagtttgatcCTCAAATGAAAGAACACAAACACTGATATGCAAATTAATCAAAACTTGCAGCAAACTTTTAAACTCGATTTGCTTGGAAGATTGAAATACACGTCAACGTGCTCCAATGCTACATGATCCATTTACCATGATCCAACATTCAGTAAACGATCAGGTCAATCAAACGATCAAATGTTTTCTCGGATAAAACTAAACATTCAGTTTCAAGttcaagcaaatatttaggATTACCTTTGAGCGTGTGCAAGGCATTTTTGTCATCCGAGTTGCAGGACGCCGAGAGACCAGAAATGAGACGCACGCCTGGGCTGGTCAACTGATTTGTGCACTGATGGACAATGCACTTCCGCTCCCGGAAGCGCGCGCTATTCGCGTTCATTTCCCGCGCCACTGAGAAGTCCTGGaagttacataaaaaaatatttctagaaattattattttataatttagaGTGTGCATGTGAACTAAATACTGACATTTCTATATGAGAAAAGAACTATACTTctctttgatttatttagtcaataaaattgactttaaatGTTTATTGATGTGAAAATAATTATACGTATCTTCCATGTTGCTCAGCGTGGCGcgaatttttttcccatctaaTTTGCATACAAGGCGGGTAACGGCTGGCTTCACCTCAATGTGATTTCACTGTGCAGTTTTGGGCCTTGATGTTTTCTGTAATTGACAGAGAAACTGCTAGAGAATGTGCTATTAAACTTGACTGGTTGTGCTTTATATGTTAATTAAGTTAGTTAAAAGAAAAGGTGGAAAAACTCAGTCATGTTGGaactttaataaatatacaccaTGCATTGTTTAAATTACCTCTATTTGTGCCATTTAGAAAAGTCACAGATGTCTGAAAAACATCCTGTGTAACTCCCTTTTAAAAAGTTTCTTTTTAAAGCATCTATCAAAATGCTATTCACATGCTAAATGCTTTGAGTTGTTTACATATGTTGGGACTTGCCACTTCAGGTCCTGCCCCCAAAACCGCGCCCACCCCGGCCTCCTCTCCTCGCCCTTCCTCTTCCCGGTTTATTGTCCTGTCGTGGTAATTTTTTGTGGCGTTCCACTTTAATCCAGCCCCCATCGTTGCCGGTCTTG
Above is a window of Stigmatopora nigra isolate UIUO_SnigA chromosome 11, RoL_Snig_1.1, whole genome shotgun sequence DNA encoding:
- the cdca7a gene encoding cell division cycle-associated protein 7a, with the protein product MTKMPCTRSKSAAAQLPSTRMSLRNFRSVPLIPMETSSSEDSCDSFGSDGGFTNTRRSSRLLSQRLDKPKAKEVTVQEDARTGFEEELINNQMKAMKVDGEPVRRGRKPNLLKVAMTFPNRKAAPKRPASAPLPQPEALDSDEEDENFIVKRALNIKENKEMLAKLMAELDKVPGFFPKRTASTSTARRAPRSSMPATLRRSSERLSRPHTRSRTLTDGPPSPTPEEEQAEDRFSLVRRSRFYEEVDEPVRRRGCNGIKALPHVVRPVEEVTEEELEKICYNAREKVYHTINGSTCHQCRQKTTDTKTNCRNPDCVGVRGQFCGPCLRNRYGEEVRDALLNTEWRCPPCRGICNCSFCRAREGRCATGVLVYLAKYHGFDNVHAYLRSLKKELEEISE